In the genome of Saccharomonospora viridis DSM 43017, one region contains:
- a CDS encoding cytochrome P450/oxidoreductase, with protein MGAESASASTNGKGTAVTESPGGCPIDHSRLDPTGCPVSANAAAFDPFTGPYQEDPPGSLRWSRDEEPVFYSPKLDYWVVTRYEDVKAVFRDNITFSPANVLEKITPFNDEANAVLAKYNYAMGRTLVNEDEPAHMPRRRALMEPFTPPHLAQHEPMVRKLVRERVDSFIDRGKAELVDEMLYEVPLTVALHFLGVPEEDHETLRKYSVAHTINTWGRPAPEEQVAVAENVGKFWQYAGEVLEKMREDPSGPGWMQYGIRLQPQMPDIITDSYLHSMMMAGIVAAHETTALAATNAIKLLLEHRTLWEEICADPSLIPNTVEECLRFAGSIIAWRRVATKDTEIGGVKIPKGAKLLIVNTSANHDERFFDNPDELDIRRENASDHLSFGYGSHQCMGKNLARMEIQIFLEELTKRIPHMELVPDQEFTYLPNTSFRGPQHLWVQWDPAKNPERENPEILDRQLKIKIGQPSKRTITRTMTVREISHEADDIVRITLADVRGRPLPKWSPGSHVDVELGELSRQYSLCGDPDDRSSYQIAVLKDPESRGGSRYVHEQLSVGDTLHIRGPRNHFKLNPDTQRYIFIAGGIGITPILTMADHARREGKDYEFHYCGSTRSAMAFLDRVVRDHGDRLTLHISDEGTRLDVEELLRTPQDDTQIYACGPQRLLDALAEATQHWPEEALRVEHFSSDLGELDPEKEHAFDVKLADSGITIRVAADQTVLNALRAANIDVPSDCEEGLCGSCEVAVSAGEIDHRDKVLTKSERALNNKMMTCCSRACGDSLTLEL; from the coding sequence ATGGGCGCGGAGTCGGCGTCTGCCAGCACCAATGGAAAGGGCACCGCGGTCACCGAATCCCCGGGTGGATGTCCCATCGACCATTCCCGCCTCGACCCCACGGGATGCCCCGTGTCGGCCAACGCGGCGGCTTTCGATCCGTTCACCGGGCCCTACCAGGAAGACCCTCCAGGTTCACTGCGCTGGTCCCGCGACGAAGAGCCCGTGTTCTACAGCCCCAAACTGGACTACTGGGTGGTCACGCGGTACGAGGACGTGAAGGCGGTCTTCCGTGACAACATCACGTTCTCGCCCGCCAACGTGCTGGAGAAGATCACCCCGTTCAACGACGAGGCGAACGCGGTGCTCGCCAAGTACAACTACGCGATGGGCCGCACGCTGGTCAACGAGGACGAGCCCGCGCACATGCCCCGCCGGCGCGCGCTGATGGAACCGTTCACCCCACCACACCTGGCCCAGCACGAGCCGATGGTGCGCAAGCTGGTCCGGGAGCGCGTCGACAGCTTCATCGACCGGGGCAAGGCCGAACTCGTCGACGAGATGCTCTACGAGGTCCCGCTGACGGTCGCCCTGCACTTCCTCGGCGTTCCCGAGGAGGACCACGAGACCCTGCGCAAGTACTCCGTCGCGCACACCATCAACACCTGGGGCCGCCCCGCACCCGAGGAACAGGTCGCCGTCGCCGAGAACGTCGGCAAGTTCTGGCAGTACGCGGGCGAGGTGCTCGAGAAGATGCGCGAGGACCCCTCCGGCCCCGGCTGGATGCAGTACGGCATCCGCCTACAGCCGCAGATGCCCGACATCATCACCGATTCCTACCTGCACTCGATGATGATGGCCGGGATCGTCGCCGCGCACGAGACCACCGCGCTCGCGGCCACCAACGCGATCAAACTCCTGCTGGAGCACCGCACCCTGTGGGAGGAGATCTGCGCCGACCCGAGCCTGATCCCCAATACGGTCGAGGAATGCCTGCGGTTCGCCGGCTCGATCATCGCGTGGCGGCGGGTCGCCACGAAGGACACCGAGATCGGCGGCGTCAAGATCCCCAAGGGCGCGAAGCTGCTGATCGTCAACACCTCGGCCAACCACGACGAGAGGTTCTTCGACAACCCGGACGAGCTCGACATCCGTCGGGAGAACGCCAGCGACCACTTGAGCTTCGGGTACGGCTCCCACCAGTGCATGGGCAAGAACCTCGCCCGCATGGAGATCCAGATCTTCCTGGAGGAACTCACCAAGCGGATTCCGCACATGGAGCTGGTGCCGGACCAGGAGTTCACCTACCTGCCCAACACCTCCTTCCGCGGCCCACAGCACCTGTGGGTGCAGTGGGACCCGGCGAAGAACCCGGAACGTGAGAACCCGGAGATCCTCGACCGGCAGCTCAAGATCAAGATCGGACAACCGTCCAAACGCACCATCACCCGCACGATGACGGTGCGCGAGATCTCCCACGAGGCCGACGACATCGTGCGGATCACCCTCGCCGACGTGCGCGGCAGGCCGCTGCCCAAGTGGTCGCCTGGGTCGCATGTGGACGTCGAACTCGGGGAACTGTCGCGACAGTACTCACTGTGCGGCGACCCCGACGACCGGTCGTCCTACCAGATCGCCGTGCTGAAGGACCCCGAAAGCCGCGGCGGCTCCCGATACGTGCACGAACAGCTGTCCGTCGGGGACACGCTGCACATCCGCGGACCGCGCAACCACTTCAAACTGAACCCGGACACACAGCGCTACATCTTCATCGCCGGAGGCATCGGCATCACCCCGATCCTGACGATGGCCGACCACGCCCGCCGCGAAGGCAAGGACTACGAGTTCCACTACTGCGGCTCGACGCGTAGCGCGATGGCGTTCCTCGACCGGGTCGTCCGCGACCACGGCGACCGGCTGACACTGCACATCTCCGACGAGGGCACCCGGCTCGACGTCGAGGAACTGCTGAGGACACCGCAGGACGACACGCAGATCTACGCGTGCGGGCCACAACGACTGCTCGACGCGCTGGCCGAGGCGACCCAGCACTGGCCCGAGGAGGCCCTGCGCGTCGAACACTTCTCCAGCGACCTCGGCGAACTCGACCCCGAGAAGGAACACGCGTTCGACGTCAAGCTCGCCGACTCGGGGATCACCATCCGGGTCGCCGCGGATCAAACCGTCCTCAACGCTCTGCGCGCCGCCAACATCGACGTGCCGAGCGACTGTGAGGAAGGGTTGTGCGGCAGCTGTGAGGTCGCCGTCTCCGCCGGCGAGATCGACCACCGCGACAAGGTGCTCACCAAATCGGAGCGCGCGCTCAACAACAAGATGATGACGTGCTGCTCTCGTGCCTGCGGCGACTCGCTCACACTCGAGCTCTGA